The genome window AAAGCCATAATTGCATTTGCCACAAAAACAGATCAAACCGTTATTTTTTCGTTTGATTTGGCAAAGAAACATCAAGCCAATGCATTAAAAGGTTATTATTCGGTCACATCTGGCCTAGAAAAACTGTTAAACGGTTCGGGTTTAATCGCTGTTGTTAATAACTCTGGTCAACTGAGCATTCAAGTTGATACTAATAATGAGAGAATAACAACAATGAAAAATAAAACTATGAAAGCGGCTTTAGTACCTATTGTAATTGGTGCTGCAAGTCAAACAGCGTTAGCCCAGGAACCTGCCCAAGAACAAGAAATTGAACAAATATCTATTATCGGTAGTCGCGTATCTAGCCGCTCTGCCGATGAATTGCCTGTTCCTGTCGATATATTGTCAGCAGAGGCACTAGCCAATACTGGTCAAACGGAAGTGGGTAGAATGTTGCAAGCAATTGCACCTTCATTTAACTTTTCGAGCTCATCAATCAGTGATGGTACCGATGCATTACGCCCGGCAACATTACGCGGCTTAGGCCCGGATCAAACACTAGTGTTAATCAATGGTAAGCGACGACACCAAGCGAGTTTAATCCACATAAACACCTCTGTGGGTCGTGGTACCGCCGGGACCGATATGAATGCAATACCTGCATCTTCAATTAAGCGTATTGAAGTTTTACGTGATGGCGCGGCTGCACAGTATGGCTCTGATGCCATTGCCGGGGTAATTAATATTGTTCTTAACGATGCCAGTGAAGGCGGAAAGGTCGCCGTCTCTTATGGAGAGTATTCTGAAGGTGATGGTGAAACCACAAACGTAGATATTTCCAAAGGGTTTTCGCTAGGTGAAAACGGTTACTTAAACGCTACTTTAAACTTCCGTGATCGTGGTGTAACTAATCGAGCCGGCTTACATGGTTCGTGTCAATTCTCAGGTTGTACTGAGCTTGCCAATGGCGACATGTTATTAGGAGACCCTAGAGAAGCAACTGCCCCTAGAACCACATTTCGTATTGGTGATGCAGATTCACAGCAGGTCGGTTTGGCCATTAATACTGGTTATCAGCTAGGCGAAGGCGAACTTTATGGTTTTATTACCTACTCTAAGCGTGATAATCAATCGGCTGCTTTCTTCCGTCATAATGCCAACGCTGGTGGTAATGCACAGTTGCAAGACGGTGATGCAACAATCCCAGCAGGCTTCTTACCTAAAATCAATTCAGATATTAAAGATGTTTCATACAACTTTGGCTATCAAGTCGATTTTAGCAATGATGCGAGTTTAGATTTTTCATACACTTACGGTCAAAATAATATTGACTACACTACTAGTGATACTATCAACTCATCATTTGCCAACTCTTTACAATACACTACATCAATGAGTGCCAATGACATTCGTAATTCAGTTCCTCGTGAAGCCTTTGCCTACGGTTTAGAATTGACTTTGCAAACCCTAAACCTTGATTATACGAAAGAATTTGATTTGTTTTCATTGGCTATGGGCGCTGAAATTCGTACTGATGAATATCGAGTTACTCCTGGTGATGAATACTCTTATCGCGATTACGATACTGAAAATGGCAATAGTTTATTTGCAACCGATACAAGCGCAGGTAGTCAAGGTTTTGGTGGTATTGGACCAGTTTCTGAAGTAGATGAAACTCGAGATGTAATATCTTTTTATGTTGATGCTGAAACAGAAATTACTGAAGATTTAATTATCAGTGGTGCAATTCGTTATGATGATTATGACGGTTTTGGTGATAGTAGCAATTTCAAATTAGCAGCAAACTGGTCGATAACAGAAGATATTGCTATTCGTGGCGCTACCAGTACTGGTTTTAGAGCTCCGTCAATGCAGCAACTCTACTTCAATAACATCAGCACCCAGTTTATTACCAACCCGGATGATCCGGCAGGTGATCAAATTGCTGTGCAAGTTGGTACGTTCCGCAATGACAGTGTTTTAGCACAAGCCATTGGTATTCCGGAACTGAAAGAAGAAGAAGCGACAAACTTTAGTTTCGGTACCGTGATTCAAGTTGCTGATAATATTAACTTAACTGTTGATTGGTATTCTATTGATATCGATGACCGTATTGTTATTAGTAATAAACTTGGTTCGGGGTTATCGCCAGCCTTGGATGCCGCATTAATAGCATCTGGCGCCGGTGCTGGTCAGTTCTTCTTAAATGGAGCTGATACAGAAACAAGCGGCGTTGACATTATTGCAACCTGGAATACCGCAGTGTTGGGTGGTGATTTAGACTTAACTTTTGCCGCTAACTTTACTGAAACAGAAGTTGTTAATATTTTCACACCAAAAGACAGTGGTTTAGGTGATATTCCACCGGAAGATATTTTTTCTGAGCAGGACATATCCATTATTGAAGAATGGCAACCGGAAGATCGAATTAGCTTAAGCGGCTTATATAAGCTGGGTGATTTTACCATTAATTTAGCGTTGAATCGTTATGGTGAATATACAATCACCGATGGTGACAGCCAAACTTATGGAGCAGAAGTGTTAACTGATTTACGAGTTAATTATCAACTAACAGAATACTTATCATTTAATCTTGGTGGTAATAACATATTTGATGTTTACCCAGACAAAAATGAAATTGGCAACTCACGTACTGGCACCATAGTTGATGGTAGTGGCAATGTTATTGTTAGTAGCCCTGGAGTATTTACTTACTCTCGTCGTTCTGCACCGTTTGGGTTTAACGGAGCTTTTTACTACGCAGGCGCAGAGTATAAATTTTAGTCACATAGTTTGACCTAAGTATAGGGTTGTTGAACTTTCAAGCATTTATGAGTTAAGTTAATGCTTATTTATAGCGGAAGTTCAACAGCCCTTCTATATTCTAAAAATTATCTACTCCTCTGACTTAGTCGGTAAATTAATTTGCGATAGAACTACAATCAAATCCATCGCCTTGAAGTTCAAATTCCATTAGCCAAACTATTATTAAGCTTTTTATCCAACTTCACTATTTCCCCTGTAATGGCTAGTAAACGGTTGTTTGCCGTTTTTCACATCGATTTCACAACTCTAAAGTTAAGCTTGTTGCAATGGTCTTGCTAAGTCGATTGCACATGTTGATCCTTGATAAGACAAAAATAAATAC of Thalassotalea fonticola contains these proteins:
- a CDS encoding TonB-dependent receptor, with product MMSPMAFADDLIRFDIDKQRADKAIIAFATKTDQTVIFSFDLAKKHQANALKGYYSVTSGLEKLLNGSGLIAVVNNSGQLSIQVDTNNERITTMKNKTMKAALVPIVIGAASQTALAQEPAQEQEIEQISIIGSRVSSRSADELPVPVDILSAEALANTGQTEVGRMLQAIAPSFNFSSSSISDGTDALRPATLRGLGPDQTLVLINGKRRHQASLIHINTSVGRGTAGTDMNAIPASSIKRIEVLRDGAAAQYGSDAIAGVINIVLNDASEGGKVAVSYGEYSEGDGETTNVDISKGFSLGENGYLNATLNFRDRGVTNRAGLHGSCQFSGCTELANGDMLLGDPREATAPRTTFRIGDADSQQVGLAINTGYQLGEGELYGFITYSKRDNQSAAFFRHNANAGGNAQLQDGDATIPAGFLPKINSDIKDVSYNFGYQVDFSNDASLDFSYTYGQNNIDYTTSDTINSSFANSLQYTTSMSANDIRNSVPREAFAYGLELTLQTLNLDYTKEFDLFSLAMGAEIRTDEYRVTPGDEYSYRDYDTENGNSLFATDTSAGSQGFGGIGPVSEVDETRDVISFYVDAETEITEDLIISGAIRYDDYDGFGDSSNFKLAANWSITEDIAIRGATSTGFRAPSMQQLYFNNISTQFITNPDDPAGDQIAVQVGTFRNDSVLAQAIGIPELKEEEATNFSFGTVIQVADNINLTVDWYSIDIDDRIVISNKLGSGLSPALDAALIASGAGAGQFFLNGADTETSGVDIIATWNTAVLGGDLDLTFAANFTETEVVNIFTPKDSGLGDIPPEDIFSEQDISIIEEWQPEDRISLSGLYKLGDFTINLALNRYGEYTITDGDSQTYGAEVLTDLRVNYQLTEYLSFNLGGNNIFDVYPDKNEIGNSRTGTIVDGSGNVIVSSPGVFTYSRRSAPFGFNGAFYYAGAEYKF